The Sphingobacterium lactis sequence TAGCAACTCACCGTTCAATCCTTGGAGTTCCGAATTCAGGGCTTTCAAATCTTGACGGGTCTTATTGAGCTTTTTCATCTGCCGATAGAGGACGGCTAAGGCCAGAAGCAACAGCACCGCCATGATACTGATGATGTACAGGAAGGTCTTCAATTGATTTTTCCGGGCAGTTTCCTTATCCTGGAAGGCAGAATTGATGATCGGATAGAAAGAAGAGTTCTCGATCGTACGGAACCGTACATTACAGAAGAGTGCATCTTCCATAGCTTGCTGAATAAAGAGGTAAGCTTTGTCGATGTCGTTTTTCTCAAAATAAACCAGGGCCAGACTCTGCAGGGATGCATTATCCTTTACGGTATTCTTGATATCGGTGATAGCTGAAAGTCCCAAGTAATAGATTTCTTTTTCGCGGTTACCTTTGTTCTTGTGCAATAGCCCCAAGAAATAGGCAATTACGGCACGCTTTGGATGCGGCTCTTTATATTCATTCAACAGCTGCAACAATTGCCGCTCCGCTTTGTCATAGTCTAAGCTAAAAAGGGCACGTGTGGCCGCACTGATTCGATATTCCTCGGAATCCTTTGGAAGCACGTTCAGTAGCGAATCCCGATAGATTTCACTCTGGCTAAAATATTGGTAGTGATTTGTACTTTGCCCATAATGGGAATAGAAATCGGAATAGGCTCTGTAATAGTCCACCAGCTGGTAATCGGGTATCCCCGACCGGCGGATATTCTTTAGCATATCATTGGCTTCGATAAATCGTCCTGCCGAAGAGTAAAGGCCCGCCAAGTTGATGGCGACTTCATTCTCTTTATCATCATCTTTCAGCCCCTCCGCAATTTTTCGGGCCTCGCTGACATAGTAGATGGCAGAATCGATTTGATAGGGACGGTAGGCTTGGTAGATGCTCATGAGCACATCATACCGTTGCTCGGGCATGGTAGTATTAAGTTTCAATTGGCTTTTCAGGTCGAAGATTTCCATCAGCTTGACCTTCTCGAATTCCAATTTGCGTCCCAGTGTCTTCTGGAGCTCCCGCTCCACGGAGTCGGTCGGACTGATGTCAATATCCTCTGCCCTCACCTGCAAACCTGCAAGTGAAACAAAACACCAAATACTATATAGGATAAAAAATTTAAGTTTTCTACTGTTTTTCATTGCTCTCATCATCCCACCAATCGCTACGCAGATCATCGATTTCGCGACGATCCTTTTTTGTAGGTCTTCCCGTTCCGCGATCCCTTTTCAGGGCTGGCGCATGGAAAGTAGATTTAAATGCATAGGTTTCTTCTACTGGTGTTTGGTCTTCATAAAACTGTACCGCTGTTTTTGCATCGACACGACGCTCCAACAAACCCGTTACGAAGATAACCTTTCTTTCGATACCTTTCTGTATCGAATATGTTTCACCAATTTTGACGACTGCCGAAGGCTTCACATTCTGCCCGTTCAATTTCACCCGCCCGGCCTTACAAGCTTCGGTTGCCAGACTCCGTGTTTTGAAGATCCGTA is a genomic window containing:
- a CDS encoding DUF6377 domain-containing protein gives rise to the protein MKNSRKLKFFILYSIWCFVSLAGLQVRAEDIDISPTDSVERELQKTLGRKLEFEKVKLMEIFDLKSQLKLNTTMPEQRYDVLMSIYQAYRPYQIDSAIYYVSEARKIAEGLKDDDKENEVAINLAGLYSSAGRFIEANDMLKNIRRSGIPDYQLVDYYRAYSDFYSHYGQSTNHYQYFSQSEIYRDSLLNVLPKDSEEYRISAATRALFSLDYDKAERQLLQLLNEYKEPHPKRAVIAYFLGLLHKNKGNREKEIYYLGLSAITDIKNTVKDNASLQSLALVYFEKNDIDKAYLFIQQAMEDALFCNVRFRTIENSSFYPIINSAFQDKETARKNQLKTFLYIISIMAVLLLLALAVLYRQMKKLNKTRQDLKALNSELQGLNGELLKVNQDLQEANHIKEEYMAQFFELCSAYIDKLDNTRKGILKKISNKQFDDLNKELKSQDFINTELDDLYHNFDVIFLNLYPTFIQEFNKLLKPEEQLHLKPDELLNSELRIFALIRLGISDSTKIARFLRYSLRTVYNYRVKVRNKVLGSKEDFDEQIKAIGNLKF
- a CDS encoding RNA-binding S4 domain-containing protein, which produces MAEAGEKLRIDKYLWAIRIFKTRSLATEACKAGRVKLNGQNVKPSAVVKIGETYSIQKGIERKVIFVTGLLERRVDAKTAVQFYEDQTPVEETYAFKSTFHAPALKRDRGTGRPTKKDRREIDDLRSDWWDDESNEKQ